In a genomic window of Muntiacus reevesi chromosome 1, mMunRee1.1, whole genome shotgun sequence:
- the LSM4 gene encoding U6 snRNA-associated Sm-like protein LSm4 yields the protein MLPLSLLKTAQNHPMLVELKNGETYNGHLVSCDNWMNINLREVICTSRDGDKFWRMPECYIRGSTIKYLRIPDEIIDMVKEEVVAKGRGRGGLQQQKQQKGRGMGGAGRGVFGGRGRGGIPGTGRGQPEKKPGRQAGKQ from the exons ATG CTTCCCTTGTCGCTGCTGAAAACGGCTCAGAATCACCCAATG TTGGTGGAGCTTAAAAACGGGGAGACATACAACGGGCACCTGGTGAGCTGTGACAACTGGATGAACATCAACTTGCGTGAAGTGATCTGCACGTCCAGG GACGGGGACAAATTCTGGCGGATGCCCGAGTGCTACATCCGCGGCAGCACCATCAAGTACCTGCGCATCCCCGACGAGATCATCGACATGGTCAAGGAGGAGGTGGTGGCCAAGGGCCGCGGCCGCGGTGGcctgcagcagcagaagcagcagaaggGCCGCGGGATGGGGGGCGCCGGGCGAG GTGTGTTCGGTGGCCGGGGTCGAGGTGGGATCCCCGGGACTGGCAGAGGTCAACCAGAAAAGAAACCAGGCAGACAGGCGGGCAAGCAGTGA